One genomic window of Caldibacillus debilis DSM 16016 includes the following:
- a CDS encoding YqxA family protein — MFRFFFKCLFVACLLFIGVILGMQEANEGLKKMKGYDDPRFGDVFSVEEGHGENYEATVFGQSVVSHDPDGKGTGLKETRGFDFFSEMGKKASKAVSDFVSYLLSFLE; from the coding sequence ATGTTTCGATTCTTTTTCAAATGTCTGTTTGTCGCCTGTTTGCTGTTTATCGGCGTCATTCTCGGAATGCAGGAAGCCAATGAAGGGTTAAAAAAAATGAAAGGATACGACGACCCCCGTTTCGGAGACGTGTTTTCCGTCGAAGAAGGCCATGGGGAAAACTACGAGGCGACCGTTTTCGGGCAAAGCGTCGTCAGCCATGATCCGGATGGCAAGGGGACCGGGCTGAAAGAAACCAGAGGCTTCGATTTCTTTTCCGAAATGGGGAAAAAGGCGTCAAAAGCCGTCTCCGATTTCGTTTCCTACCTTTTGTCCTTTTTGGAATGA
- the hemW gene encoding radical SAM family heme chaperone HemW produces MIRAMYIHIPFCTHICHYCDFNKVFLKGQPVDQYLEALRKEIAIVFREHPPAALETVYIGGGTPTALSEKQLDRLMDIIHSFVDAGKLKEFTVEANPGDLTGEKLAILKAAGVNRLSIGAQSFNDSLLERIGRTHRAKDVYEAVEQARKRGFENINIDLMYALPGQTASDVLRSLDHLFRLDVPHCSAYSLIVEPKTIFYNLLRKGMLALPAEDEEADMYERIMEEMEKRGLHQYEISNFAKKGFESMHNRIYWDNENYYGFGAGAHSYIGDRRIANIGPVKKYIEKLEAGQLPVREEQRLSLRERVEEEMFLGLRKTEGVSVAKFEKKFGFSPFAWYGERIRRLEEENLLVAEGGKIRLTKKGKLLGNVVFSQFLVGG; encoded by the coding sequence TTGATCAGAGCAATGTATATCCATATTCCTTTCTGCACCCACATTTGCCACTATTGCGATTTCAACAAAGTATTTTTGAAGGGGCAGCCGGTGGATCAATATTTGGAAGCCTTGCGGAAGGAGATCGCCATCGTTTTTCGCGAACACCCTCCTGCCGCCTTGGAGACGGTGTATATCGGCGGCGGGACGCCGACGGCCTTATCGGAGAAGCAGTTGGACCGCCTGATGGACATCATCCATTCCTTCGTGGACGCGGGAAAACTTAAGGAATTTACCGTCGAGGCGAACCCGGGGGATTTGACCGGGGAGAAATTGGCCATATTAAAAGCGGCCGGCGTCAATCGTTTGAGCATCGGCGCGCAAAGTTTCAACGACAGCCTCTTGGAAAGGATCGGCCGCACCCACCGGGCCAAGGACGTTTATGAGGCGGTAGAACAGGCCAGGAAAAGGGGATTTGAAAACATCAACATCGATCTCATGTACGCCCTTCCCGGGCAGACGGCATCCGACGTCCTCCGCTCCCTGGACCATTTGTTCCGCCTGGATGTGCCCCATTGTTCCGCCTATTCTTTAATCGTCGAGCCGAAAACCATTTTCTATAATCTGCTGAGAAAAGGGATGCTGGCCCTCCCGGCCGAGGATGAGGAGGCCGACATGTATGAAAGGATCATGGAGGAAATGGAAAAACGCGGCCTGCATCAATATGAGATCAGCAATTTCGCGAAAAAGGGCTTTGAAAGCATGCATAACCGGATTTATTGGGACAACGAAAATTATTACGGCTTCGGGGCGGGCGCCCACAGCTACATCGGCGACCGGAGAATAGCCAACATCGGTCCGGTGAAAAAATATATCGAGAAGCTGGAGGCGGGACAGCTTCCGGTCAGGGAGGAGCAGCGGCTGTCGCTCCGCGAACGGGTGGAAGAGGAGATGTTCCTCGGCTTGAGGAAAACGGAAGGCGTGTCGGTTGCGAAATTTGAAAAAAAATTCGGCTTTTCCCCTTTTGCCTGGTACGGGGAGCGGATCCGCAGGCTGGAGGAGGAAAACCTTCTCGTTGCCGAAGGGGGGAAAATCCGGCTCACCAAGAAGGGAAAATTGCTTGGGAACGTGGTTTTCTCGCAGTTTTTGGTCGGAGGTTAA
- the lepA gene encoding translation elongation factor 4, translated as MNAKDRRDRQSRIRNFSIIAHIDHGKSTLADRILEKTHALTAREMREQLLDSMDLERERGITIKLNAVQLKYRAKDNREYIFHLIDTPGHVDFAYEVSRSLAACEGAILVVDAAQGIEAQTLANVYLALDNDLEIIPVINKIDLPNADPERVRKEIEDVIGLDGNDAILASAKTGQGVDEILERIVERIPAPEGDPDAPLKALIFDSLYDSYRGVIAYIRVVDGTVKPGDRIKMMATGKEFEVAEVGVFTPKPEKRPELSVGDVGYLTASIKNVSDTRVGDTITNADRPADKPLPGYRKLNPMVYCGLYPVDSARFDDLREALAKLQLNDSSLQYEPETSSALGFGFRCGFLGLLHMEIVQERLEREFGIDLITTAPSVIYHVHLTDGTVLKIDNPSNMPEPQKIDHIEEPMVRASIMVPNDFVGSVMELCQKKRGSFKDMQYLDETRVLISYEIPLSEIIFDFFDQLKSSTKGYASLDYELLGYKPSNLVKMDILLNGEKIDALSFIVHRDAAYARGKAIVEKLKELIPRQQFEVPVQAAIGNRVIARSTIKAMRKNVLAKCYGGDVSRKRKLLEKQKEGKKRMKQVGSVEVPQEAFMAVLKIEE; from the coding sequence ATGAACGCAAAAGACAGGCGGGACCGCCAATCGAGGATCCGGAATTTTTCCATCATCGCCCATATCGACCACGGAAAATCCACCCTCGCCGACCGCATTTTGGAAAAGACCCACGCCTTGACCGCCAGGGAAATGCGGGAACAGCTGCTGGATTCGATGGATCTGGAGCGGGAGCGGGGGATCACGATCAAATTGAACGCGGTCCAGTTAAAATATCGGGCAAAGGATAACCGGGAATATATTTTTCATCTCATCGACACGCCGGGCCACGTGGATTTCGCCTATGAGGTTTCCCGCAGCCTGGCCGCCTGCGAAGGGGCGATCCTGGTCGTCGACGCGGCCCAGGGGATCGAAGCGCAAACGCTGGCGAATGTTTATTTGGCCTTGGACAACGATTTGGAAATCATCCCCGTCATCAACAAGATCGATCTTCCCAATGCCGACCCGGAACGGGTTCGGAAGGAGATCGAAGACGTCATCGGCCTGGACGGGAACGATGCGATCCTCGCATCGGCGAAAACGGGGCAGGGCGTCGATGAGATCCTGGAGCGGATCGTCGAACGGATCCCCGCGCCCGAAGGGGATCCCGACGCCCCGCTGAAGGCGTTGATCTTTGACTCCCTGTACGATTCCTACCGGGGGGTAATCGCCTACATCCGGGTCGTCGACGGAACGGTGAAACCGGGCGACCGGATCAAGATGATGGCAACGGGAAAAGAATTTGAGGTCGCGGAAGTGGGCGTGTTCACCCCGAAACCGGAAAAACGACCGGAGCTCTCCGTCGGAGACGTGGGCTACCTTACCGCTTCGATAAAGAACGTCAGCGACACGCGGGTCGGGGATACGATCACGAACGCCGACCGCCCGGCGGACAAGCCCCTTCCCGGTTACCGGAAGCTGAATCCGATGGTTTATTGCGGCCTTTACCCGGTGGATTCCGCCCGGTTCGATGATTTGCGGGAGGCTTTGGCAAAGCTGCAGCTCAACGATTCCTCCCTCCAATACGAACCGGAAACGTCCAGCGCCCTCGGATTCGGTTTCAGGTGCGGATTTTTGGGGCTTTTGCACATGGAAATCGTCCAGGAACGGCTGGAAAGGGAGTTCGGCATCGATCTCATCACCACGGCGCCGAGCGTGATTTACCACGTCCATTTGACGGACGGGACGGTCCTGAAAATCGACAACCCGTCCAATATGCCCGAACCGCAAAAGATCGACCATATCGAGGAACCGATGGTCCGCGCGTCCATCATGGTTCCGAACGATTTCGTCGGTTCGGTCATGGAGCTTTGCCAAAAGAAGCGGGGAAGTTTTAAGGACATGCAATATTTGGATGAGACCCGCGTCCTCATCTCCTATGAAATACCTTTATCGGAAATCATCTTCGACTTTTTCGACCAGTTGAAGTCAAGCACGAAGGGATATGCTTCCCTCGACTACGAATTGCTCGGCTACAAACCTTCCAATCTTGTGAAAATGGACATTTTGCTAAACGGGGAAAAGATTGACGCCCTGAGTTTCATCGTTCACCGGGACGCGGCCTATGCCCGGGGGAAGGCGATCGTGGAAAAATTGAAGGAATTGATTCCCCGCCAGCAATTTGAAGTTCCCGTTCAGGCGGCCATCGGCAACCGGGTGATCGCCCGCTCGACGATTAAAGCGATGCGGAAGAACGTGCTGGCCAAATGTTACGGCGGCGACGTCTCGCGGAAACGGAAGCTGCTGGAGAAGCAAAAGGAAGGCAAGAAGCGGATGAAGCAAGTCGGATCCGTCGAAGTGCCCCAGGAAGCGTTTATGGCCGTATTGAAAATTGAGGAATGA
- the hrcA gene encoding heat-inducible transcriptional repressor HrcA, with the protein MLTDRQLLILQVIIDDFIQSAHPVGSKTLAKKGTLSLSSATIRNEMADLEELGYIEKTHTSSGRVPSEKGYRFYVDHLLSPQKLNNEEMESIRSLFMERVYEFETIVERSAHVLSELTDYTVIVLGPEVKDHKVSRLQIIPLNEEMAVAIIVTNTGHVEKTIFSIPPNTKPGDIEKINNILNSKLIGVPLLELKSRLNEETYSLLRKHLDNVMIIDALNDMLNLPLNDQVFYGGKTNMLKQPEFQDFEKIQKLFDFIEENQGFFHLLKKMPNGIQVRIGKEINVREMDQCSLITATYSIGDEQCGTIAILGPKRMNYGKVISLLNIFSNKLTNVLTELYYGKRKG; encoded by the coding sequence ATGTTGACAGACCGGCAATTGCTCATCTTACAGGTCATCATTGATGATTTCATTCAATCCGCCCATCCGGTCGGATCCAAGACTTTGGCGAAGAAAGGGACGCTGTCCCTGAGCTCGGCCACGATCCGGAATGAGATGGCGGATCTGGAAGAGTTGGGATATATCGAAAAGACGCACACTTCATCGGGCAGGGTGCCCTCCGAAAAAGGATACCGGTTTTACGTCGATCATCTGCTGTCGCCGCAAAAATTGAACAACGAGGAAATGGAATCGATCCGTTCCCTATTTATGGAACGGGTTTATGAATTTGAAACGATCGTGGAAAGGTCGGCCCATGTCCTCTCCGAACTGACGGATTATACGGTGATCGTTCTCGGTCCGGAGGTGAAGGACCACAAGGTCAGCCGGCTGCAGATCATTCCGTTGAACGAAGAAATGGCCGTGGCCATCATTGTGACGAACACGGGCCATGTGGAGAAAACCATTTTCTCCATACCGCCCAATACGAAGCCCGGCGACATTGAAAAGATCAACAATATCCTGAACAGCAAACTGATCGGCGTGCCTTTGCTGGAACTGAAATCCCGGCTGAACGAGGAGACTTACTCCCTGCTGCGGAAGCATCTCGATAACGTGATGATCATCGATGCGCTGAACGATATGTTAAATTTGCCGCTGAACGATCAGGTGTTTTACGGCGGCAAAACGAACATGCTGAAACAGCCGGAATTTCAGGATTTCGAAAAAATCCAGAAGCTGTTTGATTTCATCGAGGAAAACCAGGGCTTTTTCCATTTGTTGAAGAAGATGCCGAACGGGATCCAGGTGCGGATCGGAAAGGAAATCAACGTGCGGGAGATGGATCAGTGCAGCCTGATCACCGCGACATACAGCATCGGGGATGAGCAATGCGGCACGATCGCCATCCTCGGACCGAAGCGGATGAACTACGGGAAGGTCATTTCCCTCTTGAATATTTTCAGCAATAAATTGACAAACGTTTTAACGGAACTCTATTACGGGAAAAGGAAAGGATAG
- the grpE gene encoding nucleotide exchange factor GrpE, protein MEAAESETNAGPDKNGEETRKPSPNEPPAEGLKDEGKEQAEEKKEGKAKENPETEQQADEGETAKAEGEAEKLHREKEQLEQQIDELKRELEEKDNRYLRLYADFENYKRRTRNEIEAIKKYQAQDLIADLLPAIDNFERALKSEAKSDDAKNILKGIEMVYRGMMEALAKAGVKPIEAVGQAFDPRYHHAVMQEKSEDHPSNVVLEEFQKGYMLKDRVIRPSMVKVSE, encoded by the coding sequence ATGGAAGCTGCCGAATCGGAGACAAACGCCGGACCGGACAAAAACGGGGAGGAAACCCGGAAACCTTCCCCCAATGAACCGCCGGCGGAAGGTTTAAAGGACGAAGGAAAGGAGCAAGCTGAAGAGAAAAAAGAAGGGAAAGCGAAGGAAAATCCCGAAACGGAACAACAGGCTGACGAAGGGGAAACCGCAAAGGCGGAAGGGGAAGCCGAGAAATTACATAGGGAGAAGGAACAATTGGAACAACAAATCGATGAACTGAAAAGGGAACTGGAAGAAAAAGACAACCGGTATTTGCGGCTGTACGCCGATTTTGAAAACTACAAGAGAAGAACCCGAAACGAAATCGAAGCGATCAAGAAATATCAGGCCCAGGATCTCATCGCCGATCTTCTGCCGGCGATCGACAATTTTGAAAGGGCGCTGAAAAGCGAAGCGAAAAGCGACGACGCTAAGAACATCCTGAAAGGCATCGAAATGGTTTACCGGGGGATGATGGAGGCCTTGGCCAAGGCGGGCGTCAAACCGATCGAAGCCGTCGGCCAAGCGTTCGATCCCCGTTATCACCATGCCGTCATGCAGGAAAAGAGCGAAGACCATCCATCGAACGTCGTCCTTGAAGAATTCCAGAAAGGATATATGCTGAAGGACCGGGTCATCCGGCCTTCGATGGTAAAGGTTAGCGAATAA